A genomic window from Sulfurospirillum oryzae includes:
- a CDS encoding anaerobic C4-dicarboxylate transporter, with amino-acid sequence MLWLEVIVVLAAIFFGARLGSIGIGYAGGLGVLVLTLGLGLKLGSIPIDVILIIMSVIAAIGAMQVAGGLDYMVSIAEKILRKNPKQITILAPIVTYVMTFFAGTGHTAFSTLPVIAEVAKEQGIRPSRPLSIAVVASQIAITASPISAAVVFLSGVMEKQGIGYLELLAVLIPSSFFACMIAAVVANFLGKDLKDDEVYQDRLAKGLIKTRGNAQLEIKPGAKLSVAIFLLSILAVVTYATLISDKVGVIKNPVLPRNEAIMLFMFAAATFISFFTKIETAQVLNSATFKSGMSACICVLGVAWLGDTFVANHIKEIKAFAGDLLNVYPWLLAVVLFFASTLLYSQAATAKALIPSALLLGVSPLTVVASFAAVSALFVLPTYPTLIAAVEMDDTGSTRIGKYVFNHPFVIPGVIAIALSVIFAFALGGMIL; translated from the coding sequence ATGTTATGGTTAGAAGTTATTGTCGTTCTTGCTGCCATCTTTTTTGGTGCAAGACTGGGTAGTATTGGTATTGGATATGCGGGAGGCTTGGGTGTTTTAGTTTTAACACTTGGTCTTGGGCTAAAATTAGGATCGATTCCTATCGATGTTATTTTGATCATTATGTCTGTTATTGCAGCCATTGGTGCAATGCAAGTGGCAGGCGGACTTGACTACATGGTCAGTATCGCTGAGAAAATCTTGCGTAAAAACCCTAAGCAAATCACTATTCTTGCACCCATTGTAACGTATGTTATGACGTTTTTTGCAGGTACAGGTCATACGGCGTTTTCAACACTTCCTGTTATTGCAGAAGTAGCAAAAGAGCAAGGTATTCGCCCATCTCGTCCTCTAAGTATCGCCGTTGTTGCTTCACAAATTGCCATTACAGCTTCTCCTATTTCTGCTGCTGTTGTCTTTTTAAGTGGTGTTATGGAGAAACAAGGTATTGGTTATTTAGAGCTATTGGCTGTTTTAATTCCTTCTTCTTTCTTTGCATGTATGATCGCTGCAGTTGTGGCTAACTTTTTAGGAAAAGATCTTAAAGATGATGAAGTGTATCAAGACAGATTGGCTAAAGGACTTATTAAAACAAGAGGCAACGCTCAATTGGAAATCAAACCAGGTGCAAAACTTTCCGTCGCTATCTTCCTTCTCTCTATTCTTGCGGTTGTAACATACGCAACACTGATTAGCGATAAAGTAGGTGTGATTAAAAACCCTGTTCTTCCAAGAAATGAAGCCATTATGCTTTTCATGTTTGCAGCAGCAACGTTTATCTCTTTCTTTACCAAAATTGAGACAGCACAAGTTCTTAACTCTGCAACCTTTAAATCAGGTATGAGCGCATGTATTTGTGTCCTTGGTGTTGCATGGCTTGGTGATACATTTGTTGCCAACCACATCAAAGAGATCAAAGCATTTGCAGGCGACTTACTTAATGTTTATCCATGGTTACTTGCTGTTGTTCTTTTCTTTGCAAGCACACTTCTTTACTCACAAGCAGCAACGGCTAAAGCGCTTATTCCAAGTGCCTTGCTTCTAGGTGTTTCACCTTTGACCGTTGTCGCTTCTTTTGCAGCCGTTAGCGCGCTTTTCGTACTTCCAACGTATCCAACACTCATTGCAGCCGTTGAAATGGATGATACAGGCTCAACACGTATTGGTAAATATGTCTTTAACCACCCATTCGTTATTCCTGGTGTTATTGCGATTGCACTTTCTGTTATTTTTGCCTTCGCTCTTGGTGGCATGATTTTATAA
- the aspA gene encoding aspartate ammonia-lyase → MSTRMEHDLIGDKEISNECYYGVQTARAAENFHITGITLAKFPTFITSLAKVKKAAALANYELGLLAENKKNVICEACDEIIGGQYHDQFVVDMLQGGAGTSTNMNANEVIANIGLEKMGHKKGEYKFLHPNNDVNLSQSTNDAYPTALRVALFEKLGELTVSMSIIKNSFAKKALEFKDIIKMGRTQLQDAVPMTLEQEFRTYAVMIGEDIQRVIEAQQLMREMNLGATAIGTGINAHPNYSKTVEAKLQEVTGRPFVTAGDLVEATQDTGAYVQISGVLKRVATKMSKICNDLRLLSSGPRTGFGEINLPAMQPGSSIMPGKVNPVIPEVVNQVCFQVIGTDVAVTMACEGGQLQLNVFEPVIAYNLFNSVNMMRNAFETLAYTCVDGITANPERCKALVLNSIGLVTALNPFIGYENSTSVAKEALETGGSVYDIVLARGLLAKAELDDIIKPENMIKPRTYDKK, encoded by the coding sequence CCCAACGTTTATTACTTCCCTAGCAAAAGTTAAAAAAGCGGCTGCTTTAGCAAACTATGAACTTGGCCTTTTAGCTGAAAACAAAAAAAATGTTATCTGTGAAGCATGCGATGAGATCATCGGTGGTCAATACCATGATCAATTTGTTGTTGATATGCTTCAAGGTGGAGCTGGTACATCAACTAATATGAATGCAAACGAAGTTATTGCAAACATCGGACTTGAAAAAATGGGTCACAAAAAAGGTGAATACAAATTCCTTCACCCAAATAATGACGTTAACCTTTCTCAATCAACCAATGATGCTTACCCAACAGCACTTCGTGTCGCTCTTTTTGAAAAACTAGGCGAGCTTACGGTTTCTATGAGTATTATCAAAAATTCATTTGCTAAAAAAGCGCTTGAGTTCAAAGATATTATCAAAATGGGTAGAACTCAACTTCAAGATGCTGTTCCTATGACTTTAGAGCAAGAGTTTAGAACCTATGCTGTTATGATCGGTGAAGACATTCAACGTGTTATCGAAGCACAACAATTGATGCGTGAGATGAACCTTGGTGCTACAGCAATTGGTACAGGTATCAACGCACATCCTAACTACTCAAAAACAGTCGAAGCTAAACTTCAAGAAGTAACAGGTCGCCCTTTTGTAACAGCAGGTGATCTTGTTGAAGCGACCCAAGATACAGGTGCTTATGTACAAATTTCGGGTGTTCTTAAACGTGTTGCGACCAAAATGTCAAAAATTTGTAACGATCTCCGCCTTCTAAGCTCAGGTCCAAGAACAGGTTTTGGCGAAATCAATCTTCCAGCGATGCAACCAGGTAGTTCTATCATGCCAGGTAAAGTTAACCCTGTTATCCCAGAAGTGGTCAACCAAGTTTGTTTCCAAGTTATTGGTACCGATGTTGCCGTTACGATGGCATGTGAAGGCGGACAACTTCAACTTAACGTTTTTGAGCCAGTGATTGCTTACAACCTATTCAACTCTGTAAACATGATGAGAAACGCATTTGAGACATTGGCATATACTTGTGTTGATGGCATTACTGCAAATCCTGAGAGATGTAAAGCACTCGTACTTAACAGTATTGGTCTAGTCACCGCGCTTAATCCATTTATCGGTTATGAAAACTCAACTTCAGTTGCTAAAGAAGCCCTAGAGACAGGTGGTTCAGTTTATGACATCGTTCTAGCTCGTGGTCTTTTAGCTAAAGCTGAGCTTGATGACATCATCAAACCAGAAAACATGATTAAACCTCGTACTTACGATAAAAAATAG
- a CDS encoding type II asparaginase has product MNFFNKSIVALALIGASSCLMAKPTIAILATGGTIAGAGTSEIKSSYSAGAVTVDKLLAAVPAINDIATIKGEQISSIGSQEMNNKVWLKLSKRVNELLAQSDIDGVVITHGTDTMEETAYFLDLTVKSKKPVVLVGAMRSGTSMSADGPMNLLNAVNVVTNKDTAGKGVVVVMNDEIHSAREVTKVNTSSVNAFASPNAGKIGTVYYGDVKYLMQPTRKHTVNSEFDISKLEDLPRVDILFAHPEDTDSLVKAAVAGGAKGIIHAGMGNGNPFPTTEAALGEAVKKGVVVARSSRVPTGSTTLEGEVDDKKFGFIAVDSLNAQKARVLLMLGLTKTNDKAALQKMFLEY; this is encoded by the coding sequence ATGAATTTTTTTAACAAATCTATCGTGGCATTAGCACTGATTGGTGCCTCTTCTTGTTTGATGGCAAAACCTACCATTGCCATTTTAGCAACAGGCGGAACCATTGCGGGCGCAGGTACATCTGAGATCAAAAGTAGTTATTCAGCAGGTGCCGTTACTGTTGATAAACTTCTTGCAGCAGTTCCTGCAATCAACGATATCGCAACCATTAAAGGTGAGCAAATCTCTAGCATTGGTTCTCAAGAGATGAACAACAAAGTCTGGTTAAAACTCTCTAAAAGAGTCAATGAGCTTCTTGCGCAATCTGACATTGATGGTGTTGTCATTACTCACGGAACAGATACCATGGAAGAGACAGCCTACTTCCTAGACCTTACTGTTAAAAGCAAAAAACCAGTTGTTCTAGTCGGTGCTATGCGTTCAGGTACGTCTATGAGTGCCGATGGACCTATGAACCTTTTAAACGCTGTTAATGTTGTGACCAACAAAGATACTGCAGGAAAAGGTGTTGTCGTTGTTATGAATGATGAAATTCATAGTGCTAGAGAAGTTACTAAAGTAAATACAAGCTCTGTTAATGCATTTGCTTCTCCAAATGCGGGTAAAATCGGTACTGTTTACTATGGTGATGTGAAGTACTTAATGCAACCAACACGTAAACACACGGTAAACTCTGAATTTGACATTAGTAAACTCGAAGACCTTCCACGTGTTGACATTCTTTTTGCGCACCCAGAAGATACTGATAGTTTAGTCAAAGCTGCAGTTGCTGGCGGTGCTAAAGGTATTATCCATGCAGGTATGGGTAATGGAAATCCATTCCCTACAACCGAAGCAGCTCTTGGTGAAGCGGTTAAAAAAGGTGTTGTTGTAGCAAGAAGTTCACGTGTTCCAACAGGAAGCACAACACTTGAAGGTGAAGTCGATGATAAAAAATTCGGTTTTATCGCTGTTGACAGCCTCAATGCACAAAAAGCAAGAGTACTTTTGATGTTAGGTTTAACTAAAACCAACGATAAAGCAGCTCTTCAAAAGATGTTCTTAGAGTACTAA